A section of the Drosophila sechellia strain sech25 chromosome 3L, ASM438219v1, whole genome shotgun sequence genome encodes:
- the LOC6610153 gene encoding nucleosome-remodeling factor subunit NURF301 isoform X3: MSGRGSRKRGRPPKTPNERASGRFNYQLLKKPKYLSEGKSQPSTPSASRGISPQSDEGSRSSHNNHTNRSRGSAAKRGRGRKSAVQPNTSSYSGRKGYESEYHYGSDFGDSEEDKSDNEDDMLLTPSDDESLEVANESESEFSVCSFNQNGVGRPPRPPSPEPVWLQEGRQYAALDLPDSSEDLFIANTHVLRALSIYEVLRRFRHMVRLSPFRFEDLCAALACEEQSALLTEVHIMLLKAILREEDAQGTHFGPLDQKDTVNISLYLIDSITWPEVLRSYVESDKTFDRNVFQILSQTEYPYTGIDNRLEVLQFLSDQFLTSNSIRDVMLQEGPIHYDDHCRVCHRLGDLLCCETCPAVYHLECVDPPMNDVPTEDWQCGLCRSHKVSGVVDCVLPQEKQGVLIRHDSLGVDRHGRKYWFIARRIFIEDQEDFTCWYYSTTSKLKLLLSRLDAEELETRLHSQITERRDEIERQMKLTETLTNEHKHTKRSVIEIEQEAKNELLEKEVLDEDEKDVDAKSEEGTKKPEECKMVTRQKSNQLTNGTLYFKLGMEQGFKNYVNQYSTNPIALNKPQRNEERDKRRHLSHKFSLTTASDFKWIGITMGTTDNMITTLRQTLINFESNIAASFLNINWVVNKKIWNAAVMNARRPSEFAVVLLLFQASLKSVVFANVWHEQLGHTTLQRITSAEREERKKLEKREKRERDDEEERNRLAFNYIKYTLGLKHQVWKQKGEEYRVHGQWGWLWLSSSRRCGVRARRAQPLTHNRVYVHHTMGEENDVNEIILVDPRTQRFMQQCESSNVDGQVCHYLPDQYKNVKVIEDVREKVKGHIDVSKALNAPGRTYYSKVARKSRLDDLLDRRLKLAEVEEQMASKVPSDTKPLLVSSQNVTDNSKQTFLEKRLLRLTEVQAKGGPANVNLELVNSLAKQIQTVRLQFSQLNRFAKVFRCYTKECNTNSNAVSQITQNTCYSPLCLQKARAKKELLLLLRKAHTAGNGSKETVAAILGAVKKPSILEQKLTEGKRESSQVTVDDPEEGKPAESEAPLDLLQDWEHARAHAVPFSDSLLTECLLVDQECVTNTRIKQEGDASGGSNTTPDSNTQDSDKIDYIESMDVCSNVEIESTEDSIVTGLNSGNAEDVDMTPGWRRKRNQKSKKSYIGTKDVLDQTLDKDIPLNKQNRRFPITARPVKRECVKKYERETFENGTERVYSTSSPRGRVYLLNDAAKLYEQAVKTEDKSTISKKPSYSRYPLISNFFTHKKKRSLLVLPRFELLKLARLGGKTSTNGFHHAAKNNTIWQYQCSRPLFRTCWSYRTSNATSLSSLALQLRILWSCLRWDDMIAKPPSTDGKHQVTTDTEIVTLELLKLRHSGRYGEKTSYLRRKVVIPLEMPKTVREVTSIRSGLRKRKRAESPQPTEPQISEEWVDEDKLELWEIKFMGEKQEKARLSAVTRSVASRQLDASGSSGSNTSTNGALGVAGRVQLAPKLSEDVKEKMEQQLKLQRAVHQQRKLVATGEVTRSVTPVKGQVIGSRRVIVKNPDGTTRIIQQAVTQVSRTGGANTAAAAASPTVGGSTSTQSNPSTSTPHKVQIIRGPDGKVSVRGLNPGQQLVQMPDGKLHVLTTTTSSNSAGQGNKIKVPIKPASASSSPAISSAQTTTNPVTPMIKQIAVKHVTKNSATQSIASSSRVALPLAQIKNKLLLAQQQQQSTSSSPATSSSPVQKIVSKVVNASTSGQALQQVLVQSGSKLVLGQNAQGQKVIISTSAAQQQGTSPVQQQQLVQSQPIQQSPQQISMTQVGNQPTQKVIQQIVNTSNVQQQIVVGGQRLILSPGQTIVTQRNVPQSQALQMVQQQIQTQQQQQQHHVVQPQQQFVVQSNQIVQSSPSAQTKLVKQLVVQQQSQQTIEEKTQISTTDSNETGTQQVLVPNSTLAQQLAQGKLQVATVNGQQVIVKPLGNNQAQIVAHIKHQGDGNAHIVTSNSATAVPQANPQNSPVKQQALPPQSPQQVVVQQQQIHQQSPTNFESGVTPITQQPVLTQTVQAPAQQQALSVEESLLQNQPPGTVIKCVTAQVLQTEHGPRIVLQGLVGNDFTAQQLQLVQTQVKQQLMKAQESNGKLGVLGPTKIYLAVQPENAVQSQPPPLTPVHQSAAHQQVGGGVSIAYTRMMNSNYFVREIEEEEDYDDEIIVVCSPPNQIVHSPPCEVFEVLVEDQDNIEQHRLKYESEDLKRCSLQTNNIEIDADTLATTYEANSTIKDIAINNGDDQENSKCAETENSNITTNESFAGTSSLLEGSEQKEPTNLAVFDISETDLENKQNESFVVTRGYIQKSISNALKQGNLSPELEEKLVCMQKQQENANSTNEWESCSRSSVNEEALTSSRQTDDTEWKIRTSLKRPNAMTTSSQFNRILKKNRSKNDEVAELGEQKQSQLERHKELLKKNILRKRSLLERNLQSEIHEDVKTKVQRHVRPLSNASPDEHSENERSGEPNLDFKRTEVQNPRHGAGRPKKLTRKKEKLYCICRTPYDDTKFYVGCDLCSNWFHGDCVSITEEASKKLSEFICIDCKRARETQQLYCSCRQPYDESQFYICCDKCQDWFHGRCVGILQSEAEFIDEYVCPECQRKNDANAANMKKLTPNDVEELKNLIKQMQLHKSAWPFMEPVDPKEAPDYYKVIKEPMDLKRMEIKLESNTYTKLAEFIGDMTKIFDNCRYYNPKESSFYKCAEALESYFVQKIKHFRENVFGQRT, from the exons ATGAGCGGTCGCGGCAGCCGTAAACGTGGACGTCCGCCAAAGACGCCCAACGAACGCGCATCAGGACGCTTCAACTACCAGCTGCTCAAGAAGCCCAAGTATCTCAGCGAGGGAAAGTCGCAGCCCAGCACTCCGTCGGCATCCAGGGGCATTTCTCCACAGAGCGACGagggcagcaggagcagccacAATAACCACACCAATCGCAGTCGCGGGAGCGCCGCTAAGAGGGGACGAGGCCGCAAATCCGCCGTGCAACCGAACACCAGCAGCTACTCTGGGAGAAAAG GGTACGAGTCGGAGTATCACTACGGGTCAGATTTTGGGGATTCCGAAGAAGATAAATCCGATAATGAGGATGATATGCTGCTTACTCCCAGCGACGACGAGAGCCTAGAAGTAGCCAACGAGAGCGAATCAGAATTTTCCGTGTGCAGCTTTAACCAAAATGGAGTTGGTCGGCCGCCACGTCCTCCTAGCCCAGAACCTGTGTGGCTGCAGGAAGGTCGACAGTATGCAGCGCTTGATTTGCCGGACTCGTCGGAAGATCTTTTCATCGCTAATACACACGTTTTGCGCGCGCTCAGTATCTATGAAGTACTGCGACGATTTCGCCATATGGTCCGGCTTTCACCATTCCGATTTGAAGACTTGTGTGCAGCGCTGGCTTGTGAGGAGCAAAGTGCATTATTGACGGAGGTACACATAATGTTACTTAAAGCGATTCTTCGAGAAGAGGACGCGCAGGGTACACATTTTGGTCCGCTGGATCAAAAAGATACGGTTAATATAAGTCTTTACCTGATTGACTCTATAACGTGGCCGGAAGTTTTGCGAAGCTATGTGGAAAGCGATAAGACGTTTGATCGCAACGTGTTTCAGATTTTAAGCCAAACTGAATACCCGTACACGGGCATTGACAATCGGCTTGAAGTGCTCCAGTTTCTGTCAGACCAATTTTTAACCTCCAATTCTATACGAGATGTAATGCTGCAGGAGGGGCCTATTCATTATGATGACCATTGCCGCGTATGCCATCGGCTCGGTGATTTATTATGCTGCGAGACGTGCCCTGCTGTCTATCATTTGGAATGTGTGGACCCGCCAATGAATGACGTACCTACTGAGGATTGGCAGTGCGGGCTTTGCCGCTCGCATAAGGTAAGTGGCGTAGTGGACTGCGTGTTGCCACAGGAAAAACAAGGCGTGCTAATCCGGCATGATAGCCTCGGTGTTGATCGTCATGGGCGCAAATATTGGTTTATTGCACGTCGCATTTTTATCGAGGATCAGGAGGACTTTACATGCTGGTATTACAGTACGACAAGTAAGTTAAAATTGCTGCTCAGCCGACTGGACGCCGAAGAACTGGAAACTCGTCTGCATAGCCAGATTACAGAACGGAGAGACGAAATCGAGCGCCAAATGAAACTGACTGAGACCTTAACCAATGAACACAAACACACGAAGCGTAGTGTTATCGAAATCGAACAAGAGGCTAAAAATGAACTTTTGGAGAAAGAGGTCCTTGACGAGGATGAAAAAGATGTTGATGCTAAATCTGAAGAGGGAACAAAAAAACCTGAAGAATGTAAAATGGTCACGCGTCAAAAATCCAATCAGCTGACTAATGGTACTTTGTATTTCAAACTTGGTATGGAGCAAGGATTTAAAAATTATGTCAACCAGTATTCAACAAATCCGATTGCACTCAATAAGCCGCAACGAAACGAGGAGCGAGATAAGCGACGCCATCTGTCCCATAAGTTCTCGTTAACGACGGCTTCTGACTTTAAATGGATCGGTATAACCATGGGAACTACTGACAATATGATAACTACTCTGAGGCAAACATTGATAAACTTCGAATCCAATATAGCAGCttcctttttaaatattaactGGGTAGTTAACAAAAAAATTTGGAATGCTGCGGTGATGAACGCCCGTCGACCTTCTGAATTTGCGGTCGTATTGTTACTTTTTCAAGCGTCCCTTAAGAGCGTTGTTTTTGCCAACGTCTGGCATGAGCAACTCGGGCACACAACCTTGCAACGCATAACTAGTGCCGAACGAGAAGAGCGaaaaaagctggaaaagcgaGAGAAGCGCGAGCGGGATGATGAGGAAGAACGTAATCGCTTAGCATTTAACTACATAAAGTATACCCTGGGTCTCAAACATCAAGTCTGGAAGCAAAAAGGAGAAGAATACCGGGTACACGGGCAATGGGGCTGGCTTTGGCTCTCAAGCAGTCGACGCTGTGGTGTTCGTGCACGGCGAGCCCAGCCACTAACACACAATAGAGTCTACGTACATCACACCATGGGAGAGGAAAACGAcgtaaatgaaattattttagtCGACCCACGCACCCAACGGTTTATGCAACAATGTGAGTCAAGCAATGTGGATGGACAGGTGTGTCATTATTTACCGGACCaatataaaaatgtgaaaGTTATAGAAGATGTTAGGGAGAAAGTCAAAGGGCACATCGACGTCAGCAAAGCGCTTAACGCTCCAGGTCGTACTTATTATTCGAAAGTGGCTCGCAAATCTAGGTTAGATGATCTATTGGATCGCCGTTTAAAGTTGGCCGAGGTCGAGGAGCAGATGGCTTCTAAAGTTCCTTCTGACACGAAGCCGCTTCTTGTTTCTTCTCAAAATGTTACAGACAACAGCAAACAAACGTTTCTGGAGAAGCGTTTACTTCGCCTTACTGAAGTCCAAGCAAAGGGGGGTCCTGCAAACGTAAACTTGGAACTTGTTAATTCGCTGGCTAAACAAATTCAAACCGTGCGCTTACAATTTAGTCAGCTTAATCGATTTGCTAAAGTTTTTCGTTGTTACACAAAGGAGTGTAACACCAATTCAAATGCTGTATCTCAAATAACCCAAAATACTTGCTACTCTCCATTATGTCTTCAAAAAGCTCGGGCCAAAAAGGAACTTCTTTTGCTGTTGCGAAAGGCGCATACTGCCGGTAATGGCTCAAAAGAGACAGTTGCCGCTATTTTGGGCGCTGTTAAAAAGCCATCTATTCTCGAGCAGAAGCTGACGGAGGGTAAAAGAGAATCATCTCAGGTGACCGTGGATGATCCCGAAGAGGGGAAGCCAGCTGAATCCGAAGCGCCGTTGGATTTACTTCAAGATTGGGAACATGCACGAGCGCACGCCGTTCCTTTTAGCGATTCTTTATTGACCGAGTGCCTGCTGGTTGACCAGGAGTGCGTAACCAACACGAGAATTAAACAAGAGGGGGATGCCAGTGGCGGAAGCAATACAACTCCTGACTCGAACACACAAGACTCCGATAAAATAGACTATATTGAGAGTATGGACGTTTGTAGTAATGTTGAAATTGAGAGTACCGAAGACTCCATTGTTACGGGCTTAAACTCTGGGAACGCTGAAGATGTCGATATGACACCTGGATGGCGGCGAAAGCGTAACCAGAAATCGAAAAAAAGCTACATCGGCACTAAGGATGTGTTGGATCAGACGTTAGACAAGGATATACCACTTAACAAACAGAACCGCAGATTTCCCATCACTGCACGTCCGGTTAAGCGCGAATGTGTGAAAAAATACGAACGAGAGACATTTGAGAATGGAACCGAGCGGGTCTATTCGACTAGTTCACCTCGGGGTCGTGTATACCTCCTTAATGACGCAGCCAAGTTGTATGAGCAAGCTGTAAAAACTGAGGATAAGTCAACGATATCCAAAAAGCCATCATACTCTCGATACCCACTTATATCAAATTTTTTTACTCATAAAAAAAAGCGTAGCCTTTTAGTGCTACCACGATTTGAGTTACTGAAACTGGCTCGTCTAGGTGGAAAAACATCGACAAATGGTTTTCATCACGCAGCGAAAAATAACACAATTTGGCAGTATCAGTGCTCGCGTCCCCTCTTCCGAACCTGTTGGTCCTATAGAACATCTAATGCCACGTCCTTATCCAGCCTAGCACTTCAGCTACGAATATTGTGGTCGTGTCTCCGCTGGGATGACATGATAGCAAAGCCACCATCCACGGATGGGAAGCATCAGGTTACTACGGATACTGAAATTGTAACATTGGAATTGCTCAAACTTCGGCATTCAGGACGCTATGGTGAGAAAACCAGCTATTTGCGACGAAAAGTTGTTATTCCACTTGAAATGCCCAAGACTGTAAGAG AAGTAACATCCATACGATCTGGACTGCGAAAACGAAAGCGTGCTGAATCTCCTCAGCCAACCGAGCCACAAATAAGCGAGGAATGGGTCGACGAAGATAAATTGGAGCTatgggaaattaaatttatgggagaaaaacaagaaaaagcaCGCCTATCAGCTGTCACCCGATCTGTAGCATCCCGTCAATTGGACGCAAGTGGTAGTAGTGGTTCCAACACTTCAACTAATGGAGCTCTTGGCGTCGCCGGACGCGTCCAACTGGCACCTAAGTTGAGTGAAGATGTTAAAGAAAAAATGGAACAACAATTGAAATTACAGCGCGCTGTTCATCAGCAGAGAAAATTGGTTGCAACTGGCGAAGTAACCCGTTCTGTGACACCAG TTAAAGGCCAGGTTATCGGTAGCAGGCGTGTCATTGTTAAAAACCCTGATGGCACAACTCGAATTATTCAGCAAGCAGTTACGCAGGTTTCAAGAACAGGAGGAGCTAatactgcagcagcagctgcttcACCTACTGTAGGAGGCTCGACAAGCACGCAGTCAAATCCATCCACATCTACACCGCATAAAGTACAAATTATAAGGGGCCCAGATGGCAAAGTAAGCGTACGCGGGTTAAATCCTGGGCAGCAGCTGGTTCAAATGCCGGATGGTAAACTCCATGTGCTGACTACCACAACATCTTCAAATTCGGCGGGGCAAG GAAACAAAATAAAGGTTCCCATTAAGCCAGCTTCTGCTTCGTCGTCACCCGCCATCAGTTCAGCACAGACTACTACAAATCCAGTGACGCCAATGATAAAGCAAATTGCAGTTAAACATGTCACAAAAAATTCAGCGACCCAATCCATAGCATCATCCTCGCGAGTAGCATTGCCGCTTGCTCAAATTAAGAATAAGTTGTTACTggcccaacagcagcagcaatcaaCATCTTCATCACCAGCAACTTCATCATCCCCCGTGCAAAAGATAGTGTCAAAAGTGGTTAACGCTAGTACCTCTGGGCAAGCTCTACAGCAAGTACTTGTGCAGTCTGGGTCAAAACTTGTATTGGGCCAAAACGCACAAGGACAAAAGGTTATTATATCTACATCGGCGGCACAACAGCAAGGAACATCACCGgttcaacagcagcaactagTACAATCGCAACCAATTCAGCAGTCACCACAACAGATCTCCATGACACAGGTCGGTAATCAACCAACGCAAAAAGTAATTCAGCAAATTGTTAATACCAGCAACGTGCAGCAGCAGATAGTAGTTGGCGGTCAACGGCTTATCTTAAGCCCCGGTCAAACTATTGTTACTCAGAGGAATGTGCCGCAGAGTCAAGCATTGCAGATGGTTCAGCAGCAGATTCAAacccagcaacagcagcagcaacatcatgtCGTCCAGCCTCAGCAACAATTTGTGGTTCAATCAAACCAAATTGTACAATCTTCGCCAAGTGCACAAACCAAACTGGTTAAACAGCTTGTGGTTCAACAACAATCGCAGCAAACCATtgaagaaaaaacacaaatcagCACGACTGATAGCAATGAAACTGGCACACAACAAGTCTTGGTTCCAAATTCAACTTTAGCCCAGCAGTTAGCACAGGGCAAATTGCAGGTGGCAACAGTGAATGGGCAACAAGTAATCGTAAAACCGTTGGGAAATAATCAGGCTCAAATCGTGGCACATATTAAACACCAAGGTGATGGGAACGCTCACATCGTTACAAGTAATTCAGCCACTGCAGTACCTCAAGCTAACCCACAGAACTCACCAGTCAAGCAACAGGCTCTCCCACCACAAAGTCCACAACAAGTCGttgtgcagcagcaacagataCATCAACAGTCACCTACAAACTTCGAAAGTGGCGTTACCCCAATAACTCAACAGCCGGTTCTCACCCAGACTGTCCAGGCCCCAGCCCAACAGCAAGCCTTGAGTGTTGAGGAAAGTCTTCTGCAGAATCAGCCGCCTGGAACAGTAATTAAATGTGTCACCGCTCAAGTATTGCAAACCGAGCATGGTCCACGTATAGTATTGCAAGGCCTGGTGGGCAACGATTTCACTGCACAACAACTGCAATTGGTGCAAACGCAGGTGAAGCAGCAACTAATGAAGG CTCAAGAGTCAAATGGCAAACTTGGTGTTCTAGGCCCAACAAAAATATACTTGGCGGTACAGCCGGAAAATGCAGTTCAATCACAGCCACCTCCTCTAACACCTGTTCACCAATCGGCTGCGCATCAGCAA GTTGGTGGCGGCGTATCAATAGCTTATACTCGTATGATGAATTCGAATTATTTTGTGCGAGAaattgaagaagaagaagattaTGATGATGAGATTATCGTCGTCTGCAGTCCGCCGAATCAAATTGTTCATTCACCCCCATGTGAAGTATTCGAAG TTCTAGTTGAAGATCAAGACAATATTGAGCAGCATCGCCTAAAATATGAAAGTGAAGACCTTAAACGATGTTCATTGCAGACCAACAACATCGAAATCGACGCCGATACGCTAGCAACAACTTACGAAGCCAATTCAACTATTAAAGATATAGCCATTAATAATGGCGATGATCAGGAAAACAGTAAATGTGCAGAAACAGAAAATTCTAATATTACAACTAATGAGTCCTTTGCCGGTACATCTTCCCTATTAGAGGGTTCAGAGCAAAAGGAACCAACTAATCTTGCCGTCTTCGATATATCAGAAACAGACttagaaaataaacaaaacgaaagCTTCGTTGTTACCAGAGGATACATACAGAAGT CTATTTCAAATGCTTTGAAACAAGGTAATTTAAGTCCGGAACTTGAAGAAAAACTTGTTTGTATGCAGAAGCAACAAGAAAATGCGAATTCGACGAATGAGTGGGAATCATGCTCAAGGAGCAGTGTGAATGAGGAAGCACTTACTTCAAGTCGCCAAACCGATGACACTGAATGGAAAATTCGTACTTCCTTAAAACGCCCAAATGCTATGACAACAAGCAGCCAATTTAAtcgaattttaaaaaaaaatcggaGCAAGAATGACGAAGTCGCTGAACTTGGAGAACAAAAGCAATCCCAGTTGGAACGTCATAAAGAATtgcttaaaaaaaatattttgcgcAAGCGTTCCTTATTAGAGCGCAATTTACAAAGCGAAATACACGAAGATGTAAAAACTAAAGTCCAAAGACATGTACGCCCCTTAAGTAACGCTTCACCGGACGAACATAGCGAAAATGAAAGAAGTGGCGAACCAAATTTAGATTTTAAACG GACAGAGGTGCAGAACCCCAGACATGGCGCCGGCCGACCAAAAAAGTTGAcaagaaaaaaggaaaagttgTATTGCATTTGCCGTACTCCATATGATGACACAAA GTTTTACGTGGGGTGCGACTTGTGCAGCAATTGGTTCCATGGGGATTGCGTCAGTATTACCGAGGAAGCTTCTAAAAAACTATCGGAGTTCATTTGCATTGATTGCAAGAGGGCGAGAGAAACGCAACAGCTTTACTGTAGCTGTCGTCAACCATACGACGAGTCACAATTTTATATATGCTGTGATAAATGCCAGGATTGGTTTCATGGCCGTTGCGTTGGAATACTTCAGAGCGAAGCAGAGTTTATTGATGAATATGTTTGCCCTGAATGCCAACGCAAAAACGATGCTAACGctgcaaatatgaaaaaactGACTCCAAATGACGTTGAAGAGCTGAAAAACTTAATTAAGCAGATGCAG TTACACAAAAGTGCTTGGCCATTTATGGAACCGGTTGATCCGAAGGAAGCACCCGATTATTACAAAGTGATTAAAGAGCCAATGG ATCTCAAACGGATGGAAATTAAACTCGAATCAAACACCTATACGAAACTAGCTGAGTTCATAGGCGATATGACAAAAATTTTTGACAACTGCCGTTACTATAACCCAAAAGAATCATCCTTTTATAAGTGTGCTGAAGCACTAGAGTCATACTTTgtgcaaaaaattaaacattttcgcGAAAATGTTTTTGGCCAAAGGACATAA